From the Hordeum vulgare subsp. vulgare chromosome 1H, MorexV3_pseudomolecules_assembly, whole genome shotgun sequence genome, the window gtgttactgaagttccttccctttgaagggaagtatgtctccgttggagcggtgtggaggcacaatgctcagcaagttgccactaaggccaccgtattctcctcaatcCCTCACACaacgcgagatgtcgtgattccactattagtTCCCTTGAATGTGGCGACtgtacctttacaaacaaggttggggcaatctccacaactgaattggagcCTCCCGATGAAACCATGAAGCTTTGCCACAATGtaatatggctttgaggtgacctcttccgtctagactgctcaaacacccaagagtaacaagatcaacgagggattaatgggggggacaacttttctcttggtggaagtgtgggggAAGGCcttcttctccaaaccctagagaatcaacaagatttgatggctagggagggagatcgggcaagtttgagctttggagcaacaatggagcttcaagaggaaaaaggagaagtcacctcggggaagaagacctcTATTTATATTTCAGGGGGAATCTGGCCGTTACCAACACCCACTAACTTAGCTAAGCGGTAGTACTTTGCacatgggcggtactaccgtcctgTAGTGAGTGGTACTTCCGCTTAGCCTAGCCGAGGAGAGGAACGAAGCCAGACAGAATTTCCATCTGGAAGTGGGAGATCCCGAGACGGCCCAGCGGTACTTCCGCCTGAAAGAAGAAAACGCCCCCTGGGTACCAGAATTATTTTCTAAGCGGTAGTGAGCCCGACTCTGgtgggcggcagtaccgctggagtggtactaccactcgtAGAGCGGTACTTCCTCTTAGACAAACTTCTAGGCACTTTTCAGGGGAGCTCCATTGCTTCGGGATAAGGATGTGGGCAAGTGTGAGAGAGATTGTTCCAACCAACCTTTCCAAACTCGAAACCCCTCTTGATGGTACATGATTATCTATGACTCGAAtccaccaacactaaatcgaTAGCTAAGCACTGTCTTTACTTTCACTCGCTGAGGGGATAAATAACCTTCTCGTGCCCCGTGATAATTCTAGGAAAGCATAtcacacatgattagtccgcaaatAGTATCTTTatcaaccaccaaaattacttaggataAATTGTGCTCTTACGACACCCTTTCTACTCCATCTTTCTTTGTTCCTAAATTGTGCTCTGGTTGGTGCTGGCCCTCGACACCATGAGTTGGAGGGCCTTTGGGAGGTTGAATCGCTTCACGTTCCTTCCGCTGCCACCACTTCTGCTAGTTCTCATGCTCTTGTTGTCTCCTCTGCTGCGACCTTCTGGAaatggcatcatcgacttggtcaccTATGTGGTTCCCACGTGTCGCCGTTGGTGCATTAGGCTGTCTTAGGGTGTGTCTCTGGAGATGTTTCTTGACATTGTAATGGTTGTAGACTTGCCAAACAGACTCAATTACCTTATCCTACCAGTGATTCGGTATCTCAACGTCCTTTTGACTTAGTTCATTCTGATGTGTGGGGTCCTTCTCCCTTTGATTCGAAAGGTGGTCATCGCTACTATGTTCTGTTTattgatgatttctctcgctaCACTTGGCTTTACTTTATGAAATCTCATAGAGAGGATCTCTCTATATACAAAtgatttgctgccatggttcacaccCAGTATTCCATGCCTATTCATACCTTTTGTGTTGACTCTGCTCGCGAGTATATCTCCCAGATGTTGCATTCCTTTCTCGCGGAACATGGTACTCTTTCCCAGttctcatgtcctggtgcccaCGCTCAGAATGGCGCTTCAGAACGCAAGCATCGTCATCTACTTGAGACACCTCGTGCGCTAATCATCGCCGCTTCCCTTCCaccctatttttgggcaaaggccGTTTCCGCATCCACCTATGTCTTCAACATTCAGCCATTGATTGCCTTGCAGGGTGGCATTCCTATGGAGTGTCTCACTGGTCGTTCTCCTGACTACTAAGCTCTCCGTATGTTTGGGTGTGTATGCTCTATGTCCTTCTTGCCCCGCGAGAACGCAGTAAACTGACTCCTCAGTCGGTCGAGTGTGTTTTTttggctatagtgatgagcacaAGGGCTATCCATTTTGGGATCTTGCTGGTCATCGGTTGCGCATTTTGCGTGATGTGACTTACGAGGAGTCTCGTTCTTActaccctcgcccttcctcctcgCACTTTTCTATGGACgatatttcttttcttctccttcccgatAAACACTCCTATGTGCCTCTTGTCTCCCCCTTCCTCCGGCACATCTCACTCTTCCTCATCCACCACCGACACCACCTTCCCCTCCATCCTCCTCCCCACCCTCATCCTCCATCTCCCCTTCCCCTCCATCCTCCTCCGACCCTCATAATCGatctctccttttcctctccacTACACTCACCGTCCTCGTAGTGAAGATGATTCTACTAACGTGCCCTCCACTTCCGTAGCGCCTCCCTTCACGCCTCCCCCGGTTCATAACCTTCGTGCTCGGCCTCGCCCCCACCTGATCGATATTCTCCTGACCGTTATGGTCTCTCTGTTGTGGCTGAGCCCACTTCTTGCCGGGCTTCCATGACTCATCCTGAATGGCAGCTTGCGATAGTCTAGGAGCTTGCTCCCCTTGAGCGCAATGGCACCTGAGATCTGGTTTCCCTTCCTTCCGATGTTCATCCCATCACCTTCAAGTGGGTCTATAAGATTAAGActcgctctgatggttctcttgagccctACAAAGCTcatcttgtggctcgtggttttcagcaggagcaagGAGGTGATTATGATGAGACATTCGCTCCTGTGGCCTACATTACAACTGTCGGCACTCTCCTTGTCGTGGCTTCTGTTCGTCATTGGTATGTGTCTCAACTTGGCTTCTAGAACGCTTTTCTCAATTGTGAGTTGTGTGAGGAGGTTTATATGTAGCCACCATCGGGGTACCATGCTCCTGATGGTATGGTTTGTCGACTTTGACGCTCCCTCTATGATCTAAAACAGGCCCCTcgtgcctggtttgagcgtttcgcCTCTGTGGTGACTCCCGCGGGCTTCTCTCCCATTGATCATGACCATGTGTTGTTTGTTCACACATCTCCTCGTGGTTGGACTCTTctccttctctatgttgatgacatgatcatcactcgTGATGACTTCGGCTACATTGCCTTTGTTAAGGCCCACATTCGTGACCAATTCCTCATGTCTAATCTTGGTCCCCTTCACTATTTTCTTGGGATTGAGATTTTTATCGAGCCCTGATGGCTTCTTTATCTCCCAGGAGAAAATATATTCAGGATCTTCTTGAACGCTCCGCTCTCAGTGAAAAGCACACTGttgtgactcctatggagctcaacgtCCAGCTTCGTGCTTCCGACAGTGATCCTCTTCCTAATCCTACTCGCTATCGCCACCTCGTTGGGAGCCTTGTCTATCTTGCTGTTACGGGTCCTGACATCTCCTATCATGTCCACATTCTCAGTCAGTATGTTGCAGCCCCCACAACTGTCCACTACAGTCACCTCATCCGTGTTCTATGATATCTTCGTGGCACGATCTCTCATCGTCTTTTCTTTCCCCGCTCCAGCTTACTCGAGCTCCAGGCCTACTTTGATGCTATGTGGGCTAGTGATCCCTCTGACGTTGCTTGCTATCTGCTTACTGTgtctttcttggtggttctcttatTGCCTGGAAGACCAAGAAACAGACTGCGATTTCTTGCTCGAGTACCGAGGCTGAGTTGCGTGCGATGGCTATGCTTACGGCTAAGGTGATGGTTacttgaggactttggtgtgCCTACTACTATATCGACTCCCTTATTGTCAAACAACATAGGTACTCTCAGTATCGCGCGTGCCCCGGTGAAGCTTGAGCTCACCAAACACATCAGTGTGGATGCCACTTTGTGTGTGCTGCTGTGCAGGATGAGACTCTCGCTCTTCACTATGTGCCCTTTGAGTTACAATTGGCAGACTTCTTCACGAAGGCACAGACTCGAGTGCGGCATGGGTTCTTTctttccaaactcagtgttgttgacCCACCATGagtttgcggggggggggggggggggcgtgttAGGTTTGTATAGCCCCTTTTCTGTATATGCCCATTGTATAAGGTGTTTTCTTGCACTTTTGCCACATGTATATGTATTGGCCATTGGCCCCTGTGAATGTTAGTTGTTCATTCTCTAACACATTGTTCTTGCCATATGGCAGCAGGCTTGGCATGTCTGCCTGCATTTGTTTGGAGCAATGTTGGTTCATTCTAGAGCTGACTTGGTTGTTGCTCCTAGGTTGTTATTCAAAATATGAAGGAACTTTCTGCTTTATGTACTTGCCTCATCACAACAATGGTTCTCGACAACGGTAGATCCACATGTTCGGTATCTATTGTTTTTAAGCAAACATTCTAGTATCATCGTTGGGAAAAGGCAGGTCTCCTATGCATATCATTATAACTTAATTTGGATATTCTACTTACAGTTGTGGAATGTGTAAGTATCTTGTTGAGACACCTAGTAAGTTACTAGCCTGAGCTTGAGCCCGTCATTGGCCAAGTCACAACTTAATCTGTTGTTGTTATGGAGTCTACTTTGTGAATTGCTGATGATATATAGAAGGATACTGGGAAAGATGAAGTTAACAATAATAGTATTCTGGTAATAGGAATATCAGTTGTCCCAATAACAATTAAGTACTAACTATTCGTGGGAAGATATAAAAGTATGCCAAGGTTACAAAATTGCACAAAATGTTGTTGTCATCAATAATACTTAGGAAGAGTTTACTTCTGGTCACACGTAGACACAAGCTTGTGTATTGAAATTAAAGAAACACATGCAACAAATAGAGTCCATGCCACCATAGAAATATGAAATATCTTATTAGAATAAACTTGAAGAAGAAACCGAAATGAACCATCCGTGCCTACTTTATATTCAGAATTGTAACAATGAAAGAATTAAAAAATCTGagaccaacaacatgtaccaattACTCATTTTGAAGTAACAAAATACCTAACAAAAGGAAAAAACCTCCAACTTTCCTAGAACAGAAAAATCACCCCCAACTAATGCTCGTGATACACCAAACAACTGAGGATCGAGATAACCTCTCTCGCTCTCTGTatatgtgaattcaaaaaatgacaTGACAAGATACATACTTATATGATCAAAATGGTTTTGTAAGTCGTCATGACTAGGATGGTATGTACACTACAGACCAACTTTAAGCCCTGTattattaaagggggatctgccgtcgtcgtgatggttcgaccaacACGAATCCCCCTTCTATCGTTAGAGAAAAGAGAAGTCCACCCACGTCCACCCAACCcgtcaaaaggcaaaaaaaaaaccGACCCACGAGGCCACGAACGCACCTGCCTCCTCCACGCTCTCACGATCCCCTCCTCTCGGCCTCCGTGGTCTCCCCCAACCGCGGCCTCCActccaccgccggcgccgcctccCCTCCTTTCCCTGCTCGTAGATCCGCTCAAGCAGCGAAGCCCACGGTTAGATCCTCCATCTCTCCTCCCGAcgggaaccctagccgccggccATGCCGACCGACCGACTGACCGCCACGGGAGGGAGCGGCCGCCGGCGAGGGCGTCGTCGCGGGCGGAGGCGCGGTGACCGGTGGTGGCGTCACGGAGGAGGCGCCTTCACGGGCGGAGGTGCGGTGACCGGTGGTGGCGTCACGGGAGGAGGCGCCTTCACGGGCGGTGGTGACACGGGAGGCGGCGCGGACACGGGCGCGACAACCGGAGGCGGCTTGACCGGCGCGACTGCGGGTGGCGGCTTAGCGGGCGCGACGGGGGTGGCGGTGGGCGCGGGAgtgaggggggtggcggtgggcgcGGGCGTGGCCGGCGCAGGAGGTGACTGGGCGGGCGCCGTCGGCACGCCTGTGCTTTTCTCCCCCAATTGGTGCCCACATGGCCATATCGATTCAAGCGCCAGGTGAAGACACCCCTCTACATGTGTGGCGTCACCGCGACCAGTTTGACTATTCAAGCCAAGGTGAAAATATTGACCTCCCTTTATTTCTCAGTTGTGTGAGATCTGATTTTATTCAGAATTTGTGTGGAGCTTGAAGCACATGAACATGTTTCTCCCTTCCTCCGTTCTTCGCCATTAGGAAACATACGATATGGCTGGGGGTAGCACGGATGCAGCAACCAAGGAGATGGAGGCATTGAATGTTGGGCAAACCAAGGAAACAAATGTAACTGTTGTGCTgcacattttttttaattttttttgctcTTAATTGAACCGTGAATGTTCTTCCTTTTTCACTTATGTTGTTCATTCATGGAAAAATGGTTTGGGATGAAGAAAAACCAAATAGGCTATTGACTAATATTATTCTACTTTCCAGAACTGGTATTTACCACAAGTTGGTAACTACTAGTTGTTTCTTGCCATAGTTGCTTTTTCATTGCCTCATTGGTAAAACTTGGTCAAACGGTGTCCCCTGAATTCTCCTCGTAACTGTTTTGGAGCCTCTGACCACATGCCATCACTAGCCATGCCATGCCCGAGTTAGAAAGTGATATGTGATTACAACAGCCCTACAACTGATGCCAACTACTGTGGTCATGTGGATTGCTGAACCTCCCATGTCATCCTTCTCTCGAATGATCCTTGCGCTGATGTATATCTCTCTTATGGTAAAATAAATAACCTTCCCATTTTTGCCGCAGTATATTCTGAAAAATGTGTCAGATAGCAATGGTGGCGCCACGGGAGGAGCTCAGTCGTCACCACcagtagatgatgatgatgcacaAGTGGATGGTCCATCTGAAGATGGAGCAGGAGGTGACAATTCTAATTTGCAAGATCTCATTTATGTGTTTCTCATAGAGCTGGACCGGTTGATCTCTTGCTATTCTCAGTATATCCTGGCTAGCATTTGGAATCTGGGATATGAATGTGATTAATCTAATTGTTGTGCCTCAAATGGATAGCTCCAGCGGCtgcgaagaagaaaaagaagaagagcaaggctacctccgcggcgaggccattCTATGCCAGCCCGGCCATCAACGCCGTCCAGATGATCATGTTTGGCTCCGAGATGCCGTTGAAGGCTGCGACAGCTGAGCGCATCCCTCCTCCGCGTTTCAGGTACATGGTGATGAGGACGCTGTAGGCAGCCGTCTCCGCGTCAGACCCAGCCTTGCACGCGCACGCATGGAGCTGCGCGCCGAGGCACGGGCCCTCCTCGCACGAACATGCCTTCAAGACGCTCGGCAGCGCCAAGCCGTCGGCGATGCCTCCAGCCCTTTGTACAGTCTTGATCTGCAGCATGCGGAAGGAGGAACAAGCAACGTGGGTCAATAGCAATCAGCAATCAGCAACGCTGCCTCCCAGTCCCAGGTGCTGAGGTGCACAATTCTGCGATACAGCTTCTGGAGCTGGAACCTAAAGCACTTGTTATACTCGACAGTTCGACTGCAGGTAGAGTATCCTTATCTGAGAAGACAGAAGAGCACCATGGCTGGCTCGTGTGCTATGTTTCCCTAGCTCGGAGTCGGCTTCCTCGGCATCAACATCACTCATCAAGAGGAACGTTAAGGCGCCCTGATTCACGGGAGATTCTCCTGCGGCAGTTGGGAAGTTTATAGTGGGTGAGATTGTGTCAAACACAAGTGTCATTTAGACTAATTAGTTTCAGTCATGTTAGAATAATGCAAAGGGTTCCAGATTCAGAAGTTATATTTCGGTAGTGCCATCAAGTGATGGTCGTTTCAGAACATTGTTAAGATGAAGCATTTTTATGTAGGTTGTAAAAGGGTCATAACAGTGAAGTTATAATGGTCGGGTTGGAACTTACCATTTCACCAATCACCAAGCTATCAAATGAAATGAAAATTTCTACCAGTTTGGGATCAATGCATAAATTAAATAAAATTGCATATCTGGATTCAGTATGACTACCTTAAACAGGCACCGTTTTGAATTATAAATTATAAtgtcccatgatgatctcatGTTGAGTGGAACATGCTATCTTTGTCACTTGTTCATGTCTGCAAAGAGAAGTAAAGGGTAAAATTATATGGTTGTAGGTCAAAAATTACAGAAGAAGAGATGCTAAATCACTTTTTATATTAACTGATAAACCATTTACCAGTATGAACTTGTTAGGCTATGACAAATTAACCTAGAAGCAGATGCAGTATATCTTCTCTCCGATCACACTCGTACCTTGGCCTGAGGATATAGATCTTATGTTTCTACTATTTTTTTAACAACAGGGGGCTTCAAGGTGGTTTGATTTTTAACCAATTAATAAGAACTTTCGCGTAACATTGGGTCAGCAGCATTCTCTTATCAGGCAATGTCTTTGgatactgtcacgcccaagatgcgaccctatccccaatttggcacgagggcctcgtcagggatagaagcgcatctcgtcgtgtcgcaagaatgaatatcgttacaagtacatgtactgaaaagatgagatatataaagagttggcttacactcgccacaggctacatcagagtcacatcagtaccttacataatcatcaagagtaagagcagggtccgactacggacgaaaacaaacgacaaaagaagaacgacgtccatccttgctatcccaggctgccggcctggaacccatcctagatcgatgaagaagaagaagaagaagaagcaactccaaatgaacaatcaacgcgctcgcgtcaagtaacctttacctgtacctgcaactggtgttgtagtaatctgtgagccacaggggactcagcaatctcatttccaaaggtatcaagactagcaaagcttaatgggtgaggcatggttaagtggtgaggttgcagcagcgactaagcatatatctggtggctaaacttacgagtaccagaaatcagaggggggagatctacacataacggacgtgaactacagatgaccaaatgaatgatcctaaacacctacctacgtcagtcataaccccaccgtgtcctcgatcggagaaggaactcacgaaagagacagtcacggttacgcacacagttggcatattttaattaattaactttaagttatctagaaccagtgttaaacaaagtttccacgttgccacataaccgcgggcacggctttccgaaagatttaaccctgcaagggtgctccaactggtccctcacaaattaccacaagccgcatcgaaatcctcaatcacgaagctcgcgatctcgtcggattccctagtggaaaacctcaactctgagattacccaaagcatcaccggaatcccgatgcacaagatatctcgtcaaaggtaaaactaatccagcaaggccacccggtgtgtcgacgaacccgataggagccgcgtatctcgttctcaggacacaccgtctatgcaaagtggatggtagccaaacctcgagttgccccgaggtggcaccgccgactgctaggtgggtggaccaacactcatgcggagcactggcccgggggttgattaaaagatcctcggggtccggaaagtccctatgcaattttattaggtgtttaggcaaatgtagaaccaatgttgggccttgccagaccagctttattctaaaacgaattatcaagggggtccccataacaaccccgatcgtgttaggagcgctcaattatggaacataacaccggtagccgaaactaagggggcaaaggtggaacaaaacaccaggctagaaaggccgagccttccaccttttaccaagtatataggtgcattaaaataaatagcatttaatatggtgatatgacaagggacccatgtttcacatggaagcaactacacctgcaactagcaacgctaacacagggttaagcaagcggtaacatagccaatcagtggtttgctaggtcgaacaggttgaaggttatcatggcattgttgagaggctgatatttaacatgtggtaggcaacgagacataatcgacagcatcgaaataactagcatggcaatgatagtaatggtatctggggaaatgatcatcttgcctgagatcccgcttggaagaagaatgcctccgtgaagcagacgaaccgacgtagtcgaacgggtcctcagatccgacacgcttgcggaactctatcgatacggagGAAACGGAGACAAGCATCAACacccgatattcaccacacgatgcacaacacatatgatgcatgagctactgaatacatgcaagtcacggcatgacacatcacacaatcaaacactacacattaagtgaagttcgatatgcacgagttgcatattgacgaaactccacgttaattatttagttcactcccggttatttacatgccaatgttaatgttgtcaaacatgcaagaggtgaagcggaaattaaactacctatctaggcattttaagtgaggtcagaaatgacatatagcatctccgagacgacctcacaagttaatttacaattctgtccagatctgatctaatgcatttaattggttgttaaacagcagaaaaaatagtttcacgtgattctacgcgtcaaggcaagcaacctacacgtagagaacatctccaacggagctacggatcaaaagttacgagcaccgcaagatatgatggcatgaatgcaaaatgtgtgcaacggcagctacgagcacttcaaaacaaacaacccacaagagaaaatgaaactacacaagattctaagcaagtttcatgtaggacacgatcaaaacggagctagggttcaacaactacaagcaaaacaagaaataactACAAACTGCCCAAAACAGCTACATAGCAACTTctatgccccacaactacggctacacaactccgataagctcaagcaaggcatggcacggaagagggcaagaagcactactacgaacagctgacaacaactagcgtggcaacaaggagcactaggaaaagaagacacaaaatggcatctcacgcaatatttcagacttagtgtaaATATCACCTCGTGAAAGTGCACTTTTCAGccagaagcaatattgacagcagcaaaacctatagctacaggagttcaaatggcatgaaatttaacagcatgctagagaaacataaggggtacaactaactccattggaccaaccccaaaagagctacagatcacaagatgcaagcaagacaagacagcaacaaaataataacagattcgagacttagaaatatttcagctcctctgaaacagcactattcaagcaacttgagagcaagcaaacaacacctaaacatgcatttctattgcaaccaaaaataccagaggctatacaaaacatccaagatcaaatcactagttgacaactaattcgaacggggctcggaataaatcctacgaattaaacaaaagggcatcacggcaaaatatctcacgaactaacttcctcaaaagctaaaactaattgcacagaaaaatccatgggatttttctaccccggaaacatatataaaatgtggggtttgcaacacaaaatct encodes:
- the LOC123406535 gene encoding uncharacterized protein LOC123406535 encodes the protein MCGVTATSLTIQAKETYDMAGGSTDAATKEMEALNVGQTKETNYILKNVSDSNGGATGGAQSSPPVDDDDAQVDGPSEDGAGAPAAAKKKKKKSKATSAARPFYASPAINAVQMIMFGSEMPLKAATAERIPPPRFRYMVMRTL